In Alicyclobacillus macrosporangiidus CPP55, a single window of DNA contains:
- a CDS encoding MFS transporter: MRASHQTEEHLVLHRRPSTLRWWFVVLLLIGAVVNYLDRANLSIANPLISKEFHLSPAEMGVLLSAFLWPYALANLPAGWLVDRLGPRRLFAWASGLWSLVTFISGFSRTPSFLLTMRILLGISESPFFTCGLKVTERWFGKEERGLPTSIFNTGSQIANGIAPPLLTLLMLSLGWRGMFMCIGAVGFVVMIAWLLVYRDRPGMPTASSPEFDPPVSSPGPPTRRSWLSLFRHPSTWFMIIGNFGVVFTVWVYLTWLPGYLEKSRHLSILHTGWVASIPFLCGIVGVPLGGVISDVFIRRPTSSRASCSWPSVTSRPPCRPG; this comes from the coding sequence ATGAGGGCATCGCATCAAACGGAGGAGCACCTCGTCCTACACAGACGACCGTCCACGTTGCGATGGTGGTTTGTCGTGTTGCTGCTGATCGGCGCGGTGGTCAACTACCTGGATCGCGCCAATCTGAGCATCGCCAATCCGCTCATCTCGAAAGAGTTTCACCTGTCCCCGGCAGAGATGGGGGTTCTGCTCTCCGCGTTTCTGTGGCCGTACGCGCTGGCCAACCTGCCCGCCGGTTGGTTGGTCGACCGGCTCGGTCCACGCCGGTTGTTTGCGTGGGCTTCCGGCCTCTGGTCGCTCGTCACCTTCATCAGCGGATTTTCCAGGACGCCCTCATTCCTGTTGACGATGCGCATCCTGCTCGGCATATCGGAGTCCCCCTTCTTCACCTGCGGCCTCAAGGTGACCGAGCGTTGGTTCGGGAAGGAAGAACGCGGACTGCCGACCTCCATTTTTAACACCGGATCGCAGATCGCCAACGGTATCGCCCCGCCGCTGCTGACCCTGTTGATGTTGTCGTTGGGTTGGCGCGGCATGTTCATGTGCATCGGGGCCGTGGGGTTTGTGGTGATGATCGCATGGCTGCTCGTCTACCGCGATCGCCCCGGCATGCCGACCGCGTCGTCGCCGGAGTTCGATCCGCCGGTATCCTCACCCGGACCTCCGACTCGGCGCAGCTGGCTTTCCCTCTTCCGCCATCCGTCCACCTGGTTCATGATCATCGGCAACTTCGGCGTGGTGTTCACCGTGTGGGTATACCTCACGTGGTTGCCTGGCTATTTGGAGAAGAGCCGGCATCTGAGCATTTTGCACACCGGCTGGGTAGCGTCCATCCCGTTTTTGTGCGGCATTGTCGGCGTGCCCTTGGGTGGGGTGATCTCCGACGTGTTTATTCGCCGCCCGACATCGTCACGTGCATCGTGCTCCTGGCCATCGGTTACTTCGCGGCCGCCCTGCCGTCCGGGGTGA
- the serC gene encoding 3-phosphoserine/phosphohydroxythreonine transaminase: protein MAWEDRRGVYNFNPGPAALPEEVLRRAQEELPSYGGGGLSVLELSHRSKAYDEIQARAEQGLRRLLGIPDHYRVLFLQGGASLQFAMVPLNFIPEGGAAGYVLTGSWAEKAYQEADKVGCQAVVAASTKEEGYRRIPAWAEVQEDATWAYVHITTNNTIVGSQWQDLRHPLSIPLVADMSSDICSRPVRVEDYHLIYAGAQKNIGPAGVTVVIVREDWLAQAEEIAKARRLPTMLRYAVHAKNDSRYNTPPVFAVYLVALVAEWTLEQGGLTAMEARNREKAALVYGAIDESDGFYQGVVDPGSRSFMNATFRIADAEVEKRFLQEAKDHGFIGLNGHRSVGGVRVSMYNAVPVEACAKLRAFMDDFRRRHS from the coding sequence ATGGCGTGGGAAGACAGGCGCGGGGTGTACAATTTCAATCCGGGGCCGGCGGCGCTGCCGGAAGAGGTGTTGCGCCGGGCACAGGAGGAGCTTCCGAGCTACGGCGGGGGCGGCCTGTCGGTCCTCGAGCTGAGCCACCGCAGCAAGGCGTACGACGAGATCCAGGCCCGGGCGGAGCAAGGGCTGCGGCGGCTGCTCGGGATCCCGGACCACTACAGGGTGTTGTTCCTGCAGGGGGGCGCGAGCCTGCAGTTCGCGATGGTGCCGCTCAACTTCATCCCCGAGGGCGGCGCAGCCGGGTACGTGCTGACCGGCAGCTGGGCGGAAAAGGCTTATCAGGAAGCGGACAAGGTCGGTTGCCAGGCGGTCGTCGCCGCGAGCACCAAGGAAGAGGGGTACCGCCGGATCCCCGCGTGGGCCGAGGTGCAGGAGGACGCCACCTGGGCCTATGTGCACATCACGACCAACAACACCATCGTCGGATCCCAGTGGCAGGACCTGCGTCATCCCTTGTCGATCCCGCTGGTCGCCGACATGTCGAGCGACATCTGCTCCCGGCCGGTGCGTGTCGAGGATTATCACCTGATCTACGCCGGGGCTCAGAAGAACATCGGGCCGGCCGGTGTCACCGTCGTGATCGTCCGCGAGGACTGGCTGGCGCAGGCGGAGGAGATCGCCAAAGCGCGCAGACTCCCGACCATGCTCCGGTACGCGGTGCATGCCAAGAACGATTCGCGCTACAACACCCCGCCGGTGTTCGCCGTGTATCTGGTGGCGCTCGTGGCGGAGTGGACGCTGGAGCAGGGCGGCCTGACGGCGATGGAGGCGCGTAACCGGGAGAAGGCGGCGCTGGTGTACGGGGCCATCGATGAGAGCGACGGGTTCTACCAGGGCGTGGTCGATCCCGGCAGCCGCTCGTTCATGAATGCCACTTTCCGCATCGCCGACGCTGAGGTGGAGAAGCGGTTCCTACAGGAGGCCAAGGATCACGGCTTCATCGGCCTGAACGGCCACCGGTCGGTGGGCGGCGTCCGCGTGTCGATGTACAACGCCGTCCCGGTGGAGGCGTGCGCGAAGCTGCGCGCGTTCATGGACGACTTCCGCCGCCGGCATTCCTGA
- the serA gene encoding phosphoglycerate dehydrogenase gives MKVLVADDISRQGLEKLRVVPDIEIEVKTGLSEAELAQAVRSADALLVRSQSKVTERVLESADRLKVIGRAGVGVDNIDVAAATRRGIVVVNAPDGNTISACEHTFAMMIGLARHIPRAHASVKAGVWDRKSFVGVELMGKTLAVIGMGRIGTEVAKRAKAFGMKVLGYDPFLTDDRAKELGIVKAALEEAVAAADFITVHTPLTKETRHLIDAGMFARMKDGVRIVNCARGGIIDEQALCDALAAGKVAGAALDVYEQEPLPADHPLRRFDNVIFTPHLGASTEEAQLNVAIVVAEEVANVLLGRPFRNAVNLPSLDKELSDYLAPYLVLGEKLGALLGQLSPQSMADIEIAYGGELALQDVSFLSRTVLKGLLSQRFADEVNYVNAPTLAQEAGISVREVKQPKSTVFTSLLSVSAVTPQGRRRVAGTLYNGAGARIVQIDDYRIDMLPEGRMIYTEHVDRPGMIGRIGMILGEADINIGSMQVGRRDTGGQAVMLLSVDKPVPPEVLAAIGQIAGIHTIRSIEL, from the coding sequence ATGAAGGTGTTGGTCGCCGACGACATCTCCAGGCAGGGACTGGAGAAACTGCGGGTCGTGCCGGACATCGAGATCGAAGTGAAGACCGGGTTGTCCGAGGCCGAGCTGGCGCAAGCGGTCCGCTCCGCGGACGCGCTCTTGGTGCGCTCCCAGTCCAAGGTAACCGAACGGGTACTGGAGTCGGCCGACCGCCTGAAGGTCATCGGCCGGGCGGGTGTCGGCGTCGACAACATCGACGTGGCGGCGGCGACGCGGCGCGGCATCGTCGTGGTCAACGCGCCGGATGGCAACACCATCTCGGCGTGCGAGCACACGTTTGCGATGATGATCGGCCTGGCGCGCCATATCCCAAGGGCGCATGCGTCCGTCAAAGCGGGGGTGTGGGATCGGAAGTCGTTCGTCGGTGTCGAGCTGATGGGCAAGACGCTGGCGGTCATCGGCATGGGCCGCATCGGCACCGAGGTCGCCAAGCGGGCGAAGGCGTTCGGCATGAAGGTGCTCGGGTACGATCCGTTTCTGACCGATGACCGGGCGAAGGAGCTGGGCATCGTCAAGGCGGCGCTGGAGGAAGCGGTGGCGGCGGCCGATTTCATCACGGTGCACACCCCGCTGACGAAGGAGACCCGCCACTTGATTGACGCGGGCATGTTCGCCCGCATGAAGGATGGCGTGCGCATCGTCAACTGCGCGCGCGGGGGCATCATCGATGAACAGGCGTTGTGCGACGCGCTGGCCGCGGGGAAAGTGGCCGGCGCGGCGTTGGACGTGTACGAGCAGGAGCCGCTGCCCGCCGATCACCCGCTGCGCCGCTTCGACAACGTGATCTTCACCCCGCACCTGGGGGCCTCGACGGAGGAGGCGCAGCTGAACGTCGCCATCGTCGTCGCCGAGGAGGTCGCCAACGTGCTGTTGGGCCGGCCGTTCCGCAACGCGGTCAACCTGCCGTCGCTGGACAAGGAGCTCTCGGATTATCTCGCGCCGTACCTGGTCCTGGGAGAGAAGCTGGGCGCGCTGTTGGGGCAGCTCTCGCCGCAGTCCATGGCGGACATCGAGATCGCCTACGGCGGCGAACTCGCCCTCCAGGATGTATCCTTCCTGTCGCGCACGGTGCTCAAGGGGCTGCTCAGCCAGCGGTTCGCGGACGAGGTCAACTACGTCAACGCCCCGACGCTGGCCCAGGAAGCGGGGATCTCTGTGCGTGAGGTGAAACAGCCGAAGAGCACCGTGTTCACGAGCCTCCTGTCCGTCTCCGCCGTCACGCCTCAGGGGCGGCGGCGCGTCGCCGGGACGCTGTACAACGGGGCAGGGGCGCGCATCGTGCAGATCGACGACTACCGTATCGACATGCTGCCCGAAGGGCGGATGATCTACACCGAGCACGTCGATCGCCCGGGCATGATCGGCCGCATTGGCATGATCCTGGGCGAGGCGGACATCAATATCGGCTCCATGCAGGTCGGCCGGCGGGACACTGGCGGCCAGGCGGTGATGCTGCTCTCCGTCGACAAGCCGGTGCCGCCCGAGGTGCTGGCTGCCATCGGCCAGATCGCGGGTATTCACACCATCCGCAGTATTGAGCTGTGA
- the hemQ gene encoding hydrogen peroxide-dependent heme synthase — protein sequence MNEAVETLEGWYALHDMRRIDWRAWRSISAQERARAVDELIALTRAFAEVEGQRKGAYGQYHMAGHKADLMFLHMRPTIQELNEVKARFQKIRFADFTEPTYSYVSVVELSAYLGKPGVDPDTDPYLQGRLKPVLPKTEYVCFYPMNKRRQGEDNWYMLPMEQRREMMKSHGLIGRKYHGKVTQIITGSVGLDDWEWGVTLFADDPLHFKKLVYEMRFDEASARFGEFGGFYVGNRLGDEGLARLLHLESR from the coding sequence ATGAACGAAGCGGTTGAGACGTTGGAAGGTTGGTACGCGCTGCACGACATGCGGCGGATCGATTGGAGGGCGTGGCGGTCCATCTCCGCCCAGGAGCGCGCCCGGGCGGTGGACGAGCTCATCGCCCTGACGCGGGCGTTCGCCGAGGTGGAAGGGCAGCGCAAGGGGGCGTACGGCCAGTACCACATGGCCGGACACAAGGCCGACCTGATGTTCCTGCACATGCGCCCGACCATCCAGGAGTTGAACGAGGTGAAGGCGCGCTTTCAGAAGATCCGGTTTGCCGATTTTACCGAACCCACCTATTCCTACGTATCGGTGGTCGAGCTGTCCGCCTATCTGGGCAAGCCGGGGGTGGATCCAGACACGGACCCTTACCTGCAGGGCCGCCTCAAGCCGGTCCTGCCGAAGACGGAATACGTGTGTTTCTATCCCATGAACAAGCGCCGGCAGGGCGAGGACAACTGGTACATGCTGCCGATGGAACAGCGGCGGGAGATGATGAAGAGCCACGGCTTGATTGGCCGTAAATACCATGGGAAGGTGACGCAGATCATCACCGGATCGGTGGGCTTGGACGACTGGGAGTGGGGGGTCACGCTGTTCGCGGACGATCCGCTGCACTTCAAAAAGCTCGTCTACGAGATGCGCTTCGACGAGGCAAGCGCCCGGTTCGGCGAGTTCGGCGGCTTCTACGTCGGGAACCGCCTGGGCGACGAAGGGCTGGCGCGGTTGCTCCACCTGGAATCGCGCTGA
- the tlp gene encoding small acid-soluble spore protein Tlp — translation MPKPDDRSDNVEHIADAIQNTMANIRETRDFLKAHGEEMRPEDKAALEAKNERREAAIEGFREEIKDEAAYQQRT, via the coding sequence ATGCCGAAACCGGATGATCGTTCGGATAATGTCGAGCACATCGCCGATGCCATTCAAAACACCATGGCCAATATCCGCGAGACCCGCGACTTCTTGAAGGCCCACGGCGAGGAGATGCGACCCGAGGACAAGGCGGCGTTGGAAGCGAAGAATGAGCGTCGCGAGGCCGCCATCGAGGGCTTCCGCGAAGAGATCAAGGACGAGGCGGCCTATCAGCAGCGCACCTAG
- a CDS encoding HAD family hydrolase, with the protein MYKTILFDVDGVMLSEEHYFNASALTVWELLCSSRFLGLPAGALPAPTPDPAPEVVRRVRQAVFAGDEVLDFMKRRGVNSNWDMVFFQFSCQLLDILERAAANGRPVKAWLPDDWDEAAVHALGERLSTLPAAWRAIDYASFLRRFSRCNGSADLFAAIGGAFARLKGQEVWPQAEMRSLWQVARRTFQEWYLGDEYSDGAPTGKRGFVTQEVPLVDPDAMRRLFTRLRDAGVRLGIATGRPHIETRVPLTQLGLLPLFDPAGVTTASDVVAAEERHPEARPLSKPNPFSYLRSYLGTADASLVLGCPLPLPDPAAKSVLVVGDSVADWMAARRAGFDFAAVLTGLTGQAARGKFEELGCEYILDDVLGLERALLDAAHTDAMH; encoded by the coding sequence TTGTACAAGACCATCCTGTTTGACGTCGACGGCGTCATGCTTTCCGAGGAGCACTACTTCAACGCGTCAGCCCTGACGGTGTGGGAGCTGCTCTGTTCCTCGCGCTTCCTCGGCCTGCCCGCCGGCGCCCTGCCCGCGCCGACGCCCGATCCGGCACCTGAAGTGGTGCGCCGGGTGCGCCAGGCGGTGTTCGCCGGTGACGAGGTGCTCGATTTCATGAAGCGCAGGGGCGTTAACTCCAACTGGGATATGGTGTTCTTTCAGTTCTCGTGCCAGCTGCTGGACATCCTCGAGCGGGCCGCAGCGAACGGGCGTCCGGTGAAGGCGTGGCTGCCGGATGACTGGGATGAGGCGGCCGTACACGCCTTGGGCGAGCGATTGTCTACGCTGCCCGCGGCGTGGCGAGCGATCGACTACGCCTCCTTCCTGCGGCGATTCTCGCGCTGCAACGGCAGCGCCGACCTGTTCGCGGCCATCGGCGGTGCCTTCGCGCGTCTGAAGGGACAGGAGGTCTGGCCGCAGGCGGAGATGCGGTCCCTGTGGCAGGTGGCGCGGCGCACCTTCCAGGAGTGGTATCTGGGCGACGAGTACAGCGACGGGGCGCCGACGGGCAAACGGGGATTCGTCACCCAGGAGGTGCCGTTGGTGGACCCGGACGCGATGCGCCGGCTGTTCACGCGCCTGCGCGACGCGGGGGTGCGCCTCGGCATCGCGACGGGCCGCCCGCACATCGAGACCCGCGTGCCGCTCACGCAACTGGGTCTCTTGCCCCTGTTCGATCCCGCCGGCGTCACGACAGCCAGCGACGTGGTGGCGGCGGAGGAGCGGCATCCAGAAGCGCGGCCCTTGTCGAAGCCGAACCCGTTTTCCTACCTGCGCAGCTACCTGGGCACAGCCGACGCCAGCCTGGTCCTGGGGTGTCCGCTGCCGCTGCCCGATCCGGCCGCGAAGTCGGTCCTGGTGGTCGGCGATTCGGTGGCGGACTGGATGGCTGCCCGCAGGGCAGGGTTCGATTTCGCAGCCGTCCTGACGGGGCTGACCGGGCAGGCGGCGCGAGGGAAATTCGAAGAACTCGGCTGCGAATACATCCTCGACGACGTCCTCGGGTTGGAGCGAGCATTATTGGATGCTGCGCATACGGATGCCATGCACTGA
- a CDS encoding amino acid ABC transporter ATP-binding protein: MIAVKNVSKSFGALTVLRNVSLEVAKGEVVAIIGPSGSGKSTLLRCINLLERPTRGQVFVGGVELTHPKANVMKVRQNIGMVFQHFHLFPHLRVIDNLTYAPVTVKGLPKDEARAKAMDLLRRVGLEDKAEVYPATLSGGQKQRVAIARALAMEPEVMLFDEPTSALDPEMVKEVLEVIRSLAHTGITMAIVTHEMGFAREVADRICFLDGGQLIEQAPPAEFFSRPRSERARAFLEKIL, from the coding sequence GTGATCGCGGTGAAGAACGTGTCCAAATCCTTCGGGGCCCTGACGGTACTCCGCAACGTGTCGCTTGAGGTGGCCAAGGGCGAGGTCGTCGCCATCATCGGTCCGTCCGGTTCCGGAAAATCCACGCTGTTGCGCTGCATCAACTTGCTGGAGCGGCCCACGCGGGGGCAGGTGTTCGTCGGCGGGGTGGAGCTGACCCACCCGAAGGCCAACGTGATGAAAGTGCGCCAGAACATCGGGATGGTGTTCCAGCATTTTCACCTGTTTCCGCATCTGCGCGTGATCGACAACCTGACGTACGCGCCGGTGACGGTCAAGGGTTTGCCGAAGGACGAGGCCCGCGCCAAGGCGATGGACCTGCTGCGGCGCGTCGGCCTGGAGGACAAGGCGGAGGTCTACCCCGCCACGCTCTCGGGCGGCCAGAAGCAGCGGGTGGCCATCGCCCGCGCGCTGGCGATGGAGCCTGAGGTGATGCTGTTCGACGAGCCGACTTCGGCGCTCGATCCGGAGATGGTCAAGGAGGTCCTCGAGGTCATCCGCTCGCTCGCCCATACGGGCATCACGATGGCCATCGTCACCCACGAGATGGGCTTCGCACGGGAAGTGGCGGACCGGATCTGCTTCCTCGACGGCGGCCAGTTGATTGAGCAGGCCCCGCCGGCGGAGTTTTTCAGCCGGCCGCGAAGCGAGCGCGCCCGGGCTTTTTTAGAAAAAATACTGTAA
- a CDS encoding dihydrodipicolinate synthase family protein, protein MNLHHRGVYTALITPFTADGKVDYTAFEALLEFLIAKGVHGLFPLGTTGEGILLSVEERKQVAEFVVRIANGRVPVIVHVGHVRTEETLDLARHAASVGASAVAAVTPFYFHLEPSELFQHYLALSQSVPDDFPVFTYHIPSNARNAVTPELIQRLLDETPNIRGLKYSSDQLTELQDILLAAGDDLTVLLGPDHLILPGLTIGVQGSVSGCSNVFPEPYVRLFQAYWAGQWQEAQRQQKVIAELVRIFRSGIQLSLFKEALAFRGLTGGHVRAPLGPLSADQRRLLFDQLESLTQRYEG, encoded by the coding sequence GTGAATCTCCATCACCGCGGCGTGTACACGGCGCTGATCACCCCGTTCACGGCGGATGGGAAAGTCGATTACACCGCCTTCGAAGCTCTGCTGGAGTTCCTGATCGCCAAAGGGGTGCATGGATTGTTCCCATTGGGGACGACGGGAGAGGGCATTCTGCTGTCCGTCGAGGAGCGAAAACAGGTCGCTGAGTTCGTCGTGCGCATCGCCAACGGGCGTGTCCCGGTGATCGTGCACGTGGGCCACGTGCGCACAGAGGAGACCCTGGACCTGGCGCGCCACGCGGCGTCTGTCGGGGCCTCGGCGGTCGCCGCGGTCACCCCGTTCTACTTCCACTTGGAACCGTCGGAACTGTTTCAACACTACCTCGCATTGTCCCAGTCCGTTCCGGATGACTTCCCGGTCTTCACGTACCACATCCCGTCGAACGCGAGAAACGCCGTCACGCCGGAATTGATCCAACGCCTGCTCGATGAGACACCGAACATCCGCGGATTGAAATACAGCTCCGACCAGCTGACCGAACTGCAGGACATCCTGCTCGCCGCCGGGGACGACCTGACGGTCCTGCTCGGCCCGGACCACCTCATCCTGCCTGGTCTGACGATAGGCGTCCAGGGCAGCGTCTCCGGGTGCTCCAATGTCTTTCCTGAGCCTTACGTGCGGTTGTTCCAGGCGTATTGGGCGGGGCAGTGGCAGGAGGCGCAGCGGCAGCAGAAGGTCATCGCGGAGCTGGTGCGCATCTTCCGCTCCGGCATCCAACTGTCCCTGTTCAAAGAGGCCCTGGCGTTTCGCGGACTGACAGGCGGACATGTGCGTGCCCCGCTCGGTCCCCTGTCGGCCGACCAGCGGCGTCTCCTGTTTGACCAGCTTGAGTCGCTGACCCAACGGTACGAAGGGTGA
- a CDS encoding Maf family protein: MAASSTQTIPLILASGSPRRQELLASLGLEFEVMPSHVDEDVPAGIPPAQYVETLAARKTRAVANRLASRSHAPALVIGSDTTVVIDGEFLNKPADEAEAVAMLSRLQGRTHEVYTGLCVRHHPSGREEIAHSITRVTMRPLTEEHIWRYVQTGEPMDKAGAYAIQGYGATIVQRIEGDYFTVVGLPVGLLAEILERFGVTVF; this comes from the coding sequence ATGGCAGCGTCGTCCACACAGACTATTCCGCTCATCCTCGCCTCCGGGTCGCCCCGGCGCCAGGAGCTCCTCGCGTCCCTCGGCCTCGAGTTCGAGGTCATGCCGAGCCATGTGGACGAAGATGTCCCCGCGGGGATCCCGCCCGCCCAGTACGTGGAGACCCTGGCCGCGCGTAAGACGCGGGCCGTGGCGAACCGTCTGGCTTCACGGAGCCATGCCCCGGCCCTGGTCATCGGGTCGGACACCACCGTCGTGATCGATGGAGAATTCTTGAACAAACCGGCGGACGAGGCCGAGGCCGTCGCCATGTTGTCACGGCTGCAGGGCCGGACCCACGAGGTGTATACCGGCCTGTGCGTCCGCCACCACCCCAGCGGCCGGGAAGAGATCGCCCATTCGATCACGCGGGTGACCATGCGCCCTCTCACCGAGGAACACATCTGGCGCTACGTCCAAACCGGCGAACCGATGGACAAGGCGGGCGCGTATGCCATTCAAGGCTATGGGGCGACGATCGTCCAGCGGATCGAAGGGGACTATTTCACCGTGGTGGGGCTGCCCGTGGGCCTCTTGGCCGAAATCCTTGAGCGGTTCGGCGTGACCGTTTTCTAA
- a CDS encoding sulfocyanin-like copper-binding protein: MRRLSMTVTGALCAGLLCLTCGCQTHSPSAMRAWNSVGATGARAGGAHILATSQWMRSDPAHRTVDLTLVAGLNKENNFNGYPNGTMTVAIPPGWTVRVHYRNQSKTKPHSAVVVPFAERTGGWKPAFPGAHTPNFAVGTPPGGTADFRFTADRPGRYAVVCGVAGHRDKGMWAVLTVANDVVTPRIYVSFEG, from the coding sequence ATGCGCAGGCTTTCCATGACCGTGACCGGCGCCTTGTGCGCCGGTTTGTTGTGTCTGACGTGCGGCTGCCAGACGCACAGCCCGAGCGCCATGCGCGCGTGGAACTCGGTGGGGGCCACCGGAGCCCGGGCGGGCGGCGCGCACATCCTCGCCACGTCTCAGTGGATGCGGTCGGACCCGGCTCACCGAACGGTGGACCTGACGCTGGTGGCGGGGCTGAACAAGGAGAACAACTTCAACGGCTATCCCAATGGGACGATGACCGTCGCCATCCCGCCGGGCTGGACGGTGCGCGTGCACTACCGCAACCAGAGCAAAACCAAGCCGCACAGCGCCGTCGTGGTGCCGTTCGCGGAGCGCACGGGGGGCTGGAAGCCAGCGTTTCCAGGAGCGCACACGCCGAACTTCGCCGTCGGCACCCCGCCAGGTGGCACCGCGGACTTTCGCTTCACCGCAGATCGCCCCGGTCGGTACGCCGTGGTGTGCGGGGTGGCCGGACACCGGGACAAGGGCATGTGGGCGGTTCTGACGGTCGCCAACGACGTGGTGACGCCGCGCATCTACGTGTCGTTCGAAGGATAG
- a CDS encoding arsenic transporter has product MGLFTELLTVTAFLLTVVFVFWRPRGMNEAIPASCGAALVLLSGSVTLADLGTITTTVGGAAITILATMVMANILESFGFFQWAADLVAAKAKGSGIRLFWLVNLLCFLMTLFFNNDGSILITTPILLILLRKLGLKPHQQIPYLLSGALTATASSAPIGVSNIVNLIALRIVDMSLYMHTAMMFVPATLGLFVMVCLLYLYFRKNLPRKLKTTPVGPCEYPIPGYHPHHPPHPHRYWPEPWQKWEAAPFTAKVAAPSPLMQRLTHPKARNKFMLNIFLFVFGVRVALFVASYVGIPVPLAAVTGSVVLLIWRWIYAKITPVDMIKKTPWYILVFAFSMYVVIYGLYKIGLADWIVLHLHPIVTGSLFHSAFIMGILVSLMSDLFNNHPALMIGTLTLTKMHLTPLALKVSYLSTVIGSDMGSLLFPMGTLATLMWMHICQKGKVKVSWGKYIRTTIVVIPVTVAFTLTVLYFWVSTLF; this is encoded by the coding sequence ATGGGTCTGTTTACTGAGTTGCTCACAGTAACTGCCTTCCTGTTGACCGTCGTGTTTGTTTTCTGGAGACCCAGAGGTATGAATGAGGCGATACCAGCCTCATGTGGTGCAGCACTCGTGCTGCTGAGCGGGAGCGTTACGTTGGCGGATCTAGGAACCATCACGACAACTGTTGGTGGAGCAGCGATCACCATCTTGGCGACGATGGTCATGGCGAACATCTTAGAAAGCTTTGGGTTTTTTCAATGGGCTGCGGACTTGGTGGCAGCGAAAGCAAAAGGGTCGGGGATACGACTCTTCTGGTTGGTAAACCTGTTGTGCTTTCTCATGACGCTCTTCTTCAACAATGATGGAAGTATCCTCATTACCACACCGATTCTGCTCATCTTACTGAGAAAACTTGGTCTCAAGCCGCACCAGCAAATCCCATATTTGCTGAGCGGAGCGTTAACGGCGACCGCGTCGAGTGCGCCAATTGGGGTAAGCAACATCGTCAACCTCATCGCCCTGAGAATCGTGGATATGTCGCTCTACATGCACACTGCGATGATGTTTGTCCCAGCTACACTCGGTTTGTTCGTTATGGTTTGCCTGCTATATCTCTATTTTCGTAAAAATCTGCCAAGAAAACTGAAAACGACTCCGGTGGGACCGTGCGAATATCCGATACCCGGATACCATCCACATCATCCACCACACCCGCACCGATATTGGCCGGAACCTTGGCAGAAGTGGGAAGCGGCGCCGTTCACTGCAAAAGTCGCAGCGCCATCCCCTCTAATGCAACGGTTGACCCATCCAAAGGCAAGGAATAAGTTCATGCTCAATATTTTCCTCTTTGTCTTCGGCGTTCGCGTCGCCTTGTTCGTTGCGTCGTACGTTGGCATCCCGGTTCCTTTGGCAGCCGTGACGGGTTCCGTTGTACTACTCATTTGGCGTTGGATATACGCAAAAATAACGCCCGTAGACATGATCAAGAAAACCCCGTGGTACATTTTGGTTTTTGCTTTCAGCATGTACGTGGTGATCTATGGTCTGTACAAGATTGGATTGGCAGATTGGATTGTGCTTCATTTGCATCCCATTGTGACGGGGAGTTTGTTCCATTCCGCCTTCATCATGGGGATTCTTGTCTCACTCATGTCGGATTTGTTCAACAATCACCCGGCGCTGATGATTGGAACGCTGACGTTGACAAAAATGCACCTCACCCCCCTTGCCTTGAAAGTCAGTTATCTTTCGACGGTCATCGGCAGTGACATGGGATCGCTTCTCTTTCCGATGGGAACGCTCGCCACATTGATGTGGATGCACATTTGCCAGAAAGGCAAAGTCAAAGTCAGTTGGGGCAAATATATACGCACCACAATCGTTGTGATTCCGGTTACGGTTGCGTTCACATTGACCGTGTTGTATTTCTGGGTGTCCACTTTATTCTAA
- a CDS encoding DUF423 domain-containing protein has protein sequence MYRGFIVAGGIFGFLAVALGAFAAHALKQRLSPDRLEVFQTGVHYQATHALALLLVAALAAVLGGSSLLVWAGWLFVAGIILFSGSLYALTLTGVGALGAITPVGGLCFLAGWLMVVLAGLRAG, from the coding sequence ATGTACCGAGGTTTCATCGTCGCCGGCGGGATCTTCGGCTTCCTGGCGGTGGCTCTGGGGGCGTTCGCCGCCCACGCGCTCAAACAGCGCCTGAGCCCGGACCGGCTCGAGGTCTTCCAGACCGGTGTCCACTACCAGGCGACGCACGCGCTGGCGCTGCTCTTGGTCGCCGCGCTCGCCGCCGTCCTCGGCGGGTCCAGCCTGTTGGTCTGGGCCGGGTGGCTGTTCGTCGCCGGCATCATCCTGTTCTCCGGCAGCCTGTATGCCCTCACCCTGACGGGTGTAGGGGCCCTCGGGGCCATCACCCCGGTGGGCGGGCTGTGTTTCCTCGCCGGATGGCTGATGGTGGTCCTCGCCGGCCTCCGCGCCGGCTGA